The following coding sequences lie in one Psychrilyobacter atlanticus DSM 19335 genomic window:
- a CDS encoding sensor histidine kinase: MEDKSIDSIENHHNRPEILSALKDDEGLSTRKSETTKKEMIYFALKLNSSQIIRVSVVSNNALKHIKLSTYVHIILFSLLNLFALISYRFYLKRYLFDRIDQIKKMLEDGNEIKEVVSKDDRWLFKFWEVIKEWQDNNLKNIEKLKLEKIKLNNIISSVDMGIILVDTEKKIKLKNDAINFIYVKENINNYKKDIKYPEVIKFIDRLISKKENNISEIYLDDIQKYILLRGKYMKSREEYLFTIKDITRNRETLEVQKNFITNVGHELKTPLTNIMGYLIALRGEEDSNKRDKFISTIERNAGKLDNILMDFLNLSKIESSKVVNLAPIHVNLLKDEINRSLENQIESKKVDLSYKLDLQTDYIRIDFEKTTMILKNLIENAIIYNINTPKIKVTMEEKFDKYKISVRDNGIGMNKSDTYKIFDRFYRVDKARTSNVAGTGLGLSIVYELVHLCGGDIDVKSNKNGTSFTFTMIK; this comes from the coding sequence ATGGAAGATAAATCTATTGACTCCATAGAAAATCACCATAATCGACCTGAAATTTTAAGTGCACTAAAAGATGATGAAGGTCTTTCTACACGGAAAAGTGAAACTACTAAAAAAGAGATGATATATTTTGCTCTGAAATTAAATTCATCTCAAATTATTCGTGTTTCTGTAGTATCTAACAATGCTCTTAAACATATAAAACTAAGTACTTATGTACATATTATCTTATTCTCACTGTTAAACCTCTTCGCACTTATAAGTTATCGGTTTTATTTAAAACGCTACCTTTTTGACAGAATCGACCAAATAAAAAAGATGTTAGAAGACGGTAATGAGATAAAAGAAGTTGTTTCAAAAGATGATAGATGGCTGTTTAAATTTTGGGAAGTTATTAAGGAATGGCAGGACAACAACCTAAAAAATATAGAAAAATTAAAATTAGAAAAAATTAAATTAAATAACATCATCTCATCTGTAGATATGGGAATTATATTAGTGGATACTGAAAAAAAAATCAAATTAAAAAATGATGCCATTAATTTTATTTACGTAAAGGAAAATATTAATAATTATAAAAAAGATATCAAATATCCAGAAGTTATTAAATTTATAGATCGATTAATCTCAAAAAAAGAAAACAATATCTCTGAAATCTATTTAGATGATATTCAAAAATATATCTTACTCAGAGGAAAATATATGAAATCCCGGGAAGAATACCTTTTTACCATAAAGGATATCACCAGAAACAGGGAAACCTTAGAGGTACAAAAGAATTTTATTACCAATGTAGGACATGAATTAAAAACTCCTCTCACCAATATTATGGGATATTTGATTGCCTTGAGGGGGGAGGAAGATTCCAATAAAAGAGATAAATTTATTAGTACCATAGAGAGAAATGCAGGCAAATTAGATAATATTTTGATGGATTTTTTAAACCTTTCCAAGATAGAAAGCAGTAAGGTCGTAAATTTAGCTCCTATTCATGTTAATCTTTTAAAGGATGAGATCAACAGATCTCTTGAAAATCAAATTGAATCAAAAAAAGTTGATCTATCCTATAAATTAGATCTGCAAACTGACTATATCAGGATAGATTTTGAAAAAACTACCATGATTTTAAAAAATCTCATAGAGAATGCCATTATTTATAATATTAATACTCCTAAAATAAAAGTTACTATGGAGGAAAAATTCGATAAATATAAAATTTCTGTCAGGGATAACGGTATTGGGATGAATAAATCCGATACATATAAGATATTCGACAGATTTTACAGGGTCGATAAAGCAAGAACCAGTAATGTAGCCGGTACAGGGTTGGGACTGTCTATAGTTTATGAGTTAGTCCACCTGTGCGGCGGAGATATAGATGTCAAATCAAATAAAAATGGAACTTCGTTTACTTTTACCATGATAAAATAA
- a CDS encoding BMP family lipoprotein, with product MKKLFMLIFLLLSLAAYSKDKINVGVVLSSGGLGTGFNQMAYDGLKKAEDEGLITFKYVEPSNITEDLVFLRDFSREGDYDLVIGMGSVVAESIKKVATEFPDQKYAIVGGTISVPNTVTIDFAEQEMSFLAGALATMMSDSNKIGVLLGMDNKSFNRFKHGFTQGAKYVDSDVMVITSYMPTTSSNPFNDPVTGKNISNLMISRGTDVILQVAEGTGQGVFEAAKEKKIYAIGSDIDQDGEVPGTILTSVRVRIDNAVYNLTKEVREDRFKAGYRQAGLADNGVSLTDFNHTKKLIGSNKLAKLDQMKQDIISGKIIVSE from the coding sequence ATGAAAAAATTATTTATGTTAATTTTCTTATTATTGAGTTTAGCAGCTTATAGTAAGGATAAAATCAATGTAGGAGTAGTCCTCTCAAGTGGTGGATTAGGTACAGGATTTAATCAAATGGCTTATGACGGTTTAAAGAAAGCGGAAGATGAAGGTCTTATTACTTTTAAATATGTAGAACCTTCTAATATAACAGAAGATTTAGTATTTTTAAGAGATTTTTCAAGGGAAGGCGACTATGATCTTGTAATCGGAATGGGTAGTGTTGTAGCGGAATCTATAAAAAAAGTAGCCACTGAATTTCCAGATCAAAAATATGCCATTGTAGGAGGTACAATTAGCGTACCTAATACCGTTACTATCGATTTTGCTGAACAAGAGATGAGTTTTTTAGCAGGTGCATTAGCTACTATGATGAGTGACAGCAATAAAATCGGTGTTCTATTGGGAATGGATAATAAATCTTTCAATAGATTTAAACATGGATTTACCCAGGGTGCAAAATATGTAGATTCAGATGTGATGGTTATCACATCTTATATGCCTACAACTAGCAGCAACCCTTTTAATGATCCTGTTACAGGAAAAAATATCTCTAATCTTATGATATCCAGGGGAACTGATGTTATTTTACAAGTTGCTGAAGGTACTGGACAAGGAGTTTTTGAAGCAGCAAAAGAAAAGAAGATTTATGCTATCGGGTCTGATATAGATCAAGATGGAGAAGTTCCAGGTACTATTTTAACTTCTGTTAGAGTTAGAATTGACAATGCAGTTTATAATCTAACTAAGGAAGTAAGAGAAGACAGATTTAAAGCTGGTTATAGACAAGCTGGATTAGCTGATAATGGTGTTTCTTTAACTGACTTTAACCATACTAAAAAACTTATTGGTTCTAATAAATTAGCTAAATTAGATCAGATGAAACAAGATATTATCTCTGGAAAGATTATAGTTTCAGAATAA